In a single window of the Cyanobacteriota bacterium genome:
- a CDS encoding Spy/CpxP family protein refolding chaperone, translating into MRSLPTLTLLLTLLGAATAPFTWAFPGDVPPVVAQRRRGDLLRELNLSPQQTRQIQAIRNRYQGQIEQRKRAVAEAQQQLRSLMSGDASADQLRQQFRQVQAARQELAELHFNSLLEMRAILTPEQRRKFADLVDRRPPLRGGR; encoded by the coding sequence ATGCGTTCACTGCCTACCCTGACTCTATTACTAACCTTGCTAGGTGCGGCAACTGCTCCATTTACGTGGGCATTTCCCGGTGATGTTCCACCTGTGGTTGCTCAACGGCGCAGGGGTGATCTACTACGAGAATTGAATCTTTCACCCCAACAGACTCGGCAAATTCAGGCTATTCGCAACCGCTATCAGGGACAAATTGAGCAACGTAAGCGAGCTGTCGCAGAGGCCCAGCAGCAATTACGATCGCTCATGTCTGGAGATGCTTCAGCCGACCAACTCCGACAACAGTTCCGACAGGTGCAAGCCGCTCGCCAAGAGCTTGCAGAATTACACTTTAACAGTTTGTTAGAGATGCGAGCCATTCTCACCCCTGAGCAACGCCGCAAATTTGCAGACTTGGTTGATCGTCGTCCTCCCCTAAGAGGTGGCAGGTAG